A portion of the Hyalangium minutum genome contains these proteins:
- a CDS encoding DNA glycosylase AlkZ-like family protein — MARTKPAAPAVSVSLEQARAFWHRRQGLAEPGKGSIEETLAATSWPRTLGGVDVYLAVRARLPGLRRQDLDEAVAQSRIQVIPAVRGCIYVVPRAQVPLVLRIAEDQARKRMDKEMEKVGVPQSELSGIGEAVLKVLRKGPLTTDALRKALPEGTVRSLGEKGKKVGISSPLPPALRYLEFEGKLERTLDAGRLDTERYLWRIPAKSPFTGAKVPADAAERNVRLAEIFVRQVGPVTVADFAAWSALSQRDARAAFEKLPVVPVKVEGYADEAFVLEQDVSALKEAQPGATSLSMLAAEDNYLTVHGGPGLLIDPKHHSRAVSQWGSKKGSTLGEVKHLLSRTLLDGERVVGFWEFDPSAGQGVFATFDPLPPKRKKAAQELADNVAMFLKEELGHARSFSLDTMEKVQERAALVKKM; from the coding sequence ATGGCTCGGACGAAGCCCGCCGCACCCGCAGTCTCTGTTTCCCTCGAGCAAGCGCGCGCGTTCTGGCACCGCCGCCAGGGGCTCGCCGAGCCGGGGAAGGGAAGCATCGAGGAGACGCTCGCGGCCACGAGCTGGCCTCGCACGCTCGGGGGCGTGGATGTGTATCTCGCGGTGCGGGCGCGTCTTCCGGGGCTGCGCCGACAAGACTTGGATGAGGCCGTGGCCCAGTCCCGGATCCAGGTCATCCCGGCGGTTCGCGGCTGCATCTACGTGGTGCCTCGGGCGCAAGTGCCGCTCGTGCTGCGGATTGCCGAGGACCAGGCGCGCAAGCGGATGGACAAGGAGATGGAGAAGGTCGGCGTCCCGCAATCCGAGCTGTCCGGCATCGGTGAGGCCGTGCTCAAGGTGCTGCGCAAGGGCCCGCTGACAACGGACGCGCTGCGCAAGGCCTTGCCCGAGGGCACTGTCCGCAGCCTGGGAGAGAAGGGCAAGAAGGTGGGGATCTCCTCTCCGCTTCCCCCAGCGCTGCGCTACCTGGAGTTCGAAGGGAAGCTGGAGCGGACGCTCGATGCCGGGCGGTTGGACACGGAGCGGTACCTCTGGCGAATCCCGGCGAAGAGCCCGTTCACGGGCGCCAAAGTTCCGGCGGATGCCGCCGAGCGGAACGTGCGGCTCGCGGAGATCTTCGTCCGGCAGGTGGGGCCTGTGACGGTGGCGGACTTCGCGGCGTGGTCGGCGCTCTCGCAGCGGGATGCTCGCGCGGCCTTCGAGAAGCTCCCCGTGGTGCCGGTAAAGGTGGAGGGCTACGCCGACGAGGCCTTCGTGCTGGAGCAGGACGTCTCGGCGCTGAAGGAGGCCCAGCCCGGGGCCACGTCCCTGTCGATGCTCGCGGCCGAGGACAATTACCTCACGGTCCATGGTGGGCCCGGACTGCTGATCGACCCGAAGCACCACTCGCGAGCGGTGTCTCAGTGGGGCAGCAAGAAGGGCTCGACGCTGGGGGAGGTGAAGCACCTTCTGTCGCGGACGCTGCTCGATGGCGAGCGCGTGGTGGGCTTCTGGGAGTTCGATCCGTCCGCGGGCCAGGGGGTCTTCGCCACCTTCGATCCGTTGCCTCCGAAGCGGAAGAAGGCAGCCCAGGAACTCGCGGACAACGTCGCCATGTTCCTCAAGGAGGAGTTGGGACACGCGCGCAGCTTCAGCCTGGACACGATGGAGAAGGTCCAGGAGCGTGCGGCGCTCGTGAAGAAGATGTGA
- a CDS encoding NAD-dependent epimerase/dehydratase family protein, whose translation MGLVGLFGAAGAIGGSVASALRASGRPYRVVGRSRGALEAEFGADPLAEIVTWNPDDPQSVKAAAQGLETLIYLVGVPYWDFRLHPILMQKTLEGARAAGVSKLLLIGTVYPFGRPQRARVDESHPREPHTFKGRMRKEQEDLVLGAHGRDGLQTAILRLPDFYGPNLERSLLYRVFQAALQGTRADLIGPIDTPHEFVFVPDVGPVVASLIDEPRAYGRAWNLAGAGVTTQREIVERIFSEVGRPPKLRVAGPWMVRALGLFDPFMRELVEMYYLQTTPVLMDDSALRGLLGEVRKTPYHEGIRQTLEAMKGAASSATAPLRPATARAH comes from the coding sequence ATGGGCCTGGTGGGACTGTTTGGAGCGGCTGGAGCCATCGGTGGAAGTGTGGCGAGCGCCTTGAGGGCAAGCGGGCGTCCGTACCGGGTGGTGGGGCGCTCGCGAGGGGCGCTCGAGGCAGAGTTCGGCGCCGATCCGCTGGCGGAGATCGTGACGTGGAACCCGGACGATCCCCAGTCCGTGAAGGCCGCCGCGCAGGGGCTGGAGACGCTCATCTACCTGGTGGGGGTGCCGTACTGGGACTTCCGGTTGCACCCAATCCTCATGCAGAAGACGCTGGAGGGGGCGCGGGCCGCCGGGGTGTCCAAGCTGCTGCTCATCGGGACGGTGTATCCGTTTGGCCGGCCCCAGCGCGCGCGAGTCGATGAGTCCCATCCGCGCGAGCCCCACACCTTCAAGGGGCGGATGCGCAAGGAGCAGGAGGATCTCGTGCTCGGGGCGCATGGCCGGGACGGGCTGCAGACGGCCATTCTGCGACTGCCGGACTTCTACGGTCCAAACCTCGAGCGCAGTCTTCTCTACCGAGTCTTCCAGGCCGCGCTTCAGGGCACGCGGGCCGATCTCATCGGGCCCATCGACACGCCTCACGAGTTCGTGTTCGTCCCGGACGTGGGGCCGGTGGTCGCCTCGCTCATCGACGAGCCGCGCGCTTACGGCCGAGCCTGGAACCTGGCGGGAGCCGGGGTCACCACCCAGCGAGAGATCGTGGAGCGGATCTTCTCGGAGGTGGGCCGTCCCCCGAAGCTCCGCGTCGCGGGCCCGTGGATGGTGCGCGCGCTGGGACTGTTCGACCCGTTCATGCGGGAGCTCGTGGAGATGTACTACCTGCAGACCACGCCCGTGCTGATGGATGACTCAGCGCTGCGAGGACTCTTGGGAGAGGTGCGCAAGACTCCCTATCACGAGGGTATCCGCCAGACGCTCGAGGCCATGAAGGGAGCGGCCTCGTCCGCGACAGCGCCGCTGCGGCCTGCGACGGCCCGCGCCCACTGA
- a CDS encoding TetR/AcrR family transcriptional regulator: MGIAERRQRQKGQLREQILAAARDIVLKEGFRALSMRKLADAVEYAPATLYLHFKNRDEIAQELSARGFQELWTFLAPAASSPDPEARLRAAAQRYLQFGVSNPETYRLLFMEDPEITSAVLRSTPKEGGEQSFRLLVEAFEALQAEGRLVPGADPQRLTEIFWAGLHGVVSLKLTCKDFLTTPMEVLSEHMIRALLSGMLQPPR; this comes from the coding sequence ATGGGGATCGCAGAGCGAAGGCAGCGGCAGAAAGGGCAACTGCGCGAGCAGATCCTCGCGGCCGCTCGGGACATCGTGCTGAAGGAGGGTTTTCGCGCCCTGTCGATGCGCAAGCTGGCGGACGCGGTGGAATACGCCCCGGCCACGCTCTACCTGCACTTCAAGAACCGGGATGAGATCGCCCAGGAGCTGAGCGCGCGGGGGTTTCAGGAACTGTGGACCTTCCTGGCGCCTGCGGCCTCCTCGCCGGATCCAGAGGCGCGCTTGCGCGCGGCGGCCCAGCGCTACCTGCAATTCGGCGTGAGCAACCCGGAGACCTACCGGCTGCTCTTCATGGAGGATCCGGAGATCACCAGCGCGGTGCTCCGCAGCACTCCCAAGGAGGGCGGCGAGCAATCCTTCCGTCTCCTCGTGGAAGCTTTCGAGGCGCTCCAAGCCGAGGGGCGTCTGGTGCCTGGCGCGGATCCTCAGCGGCTGACAGAGATTTTCTGGGCGGGGCTCCATGGGGTGGTGAGCCTCAAGCTGACGTGCAAGGACTTCCTGACGACCCCCATGGAGGTGCTCTCCGAGCACATGATCCGCGCGCTGTTGAGCGGGATGCTCCAGCCCCCTCGTTGA
- a CDS encoding 2OG-Fe(II) oxygenase, with protein sequence MSEYVTHRDALTGPRLEALREALLASRFVARSPLMGSFQASKGFAFIFTEAGKATLLERFPFLADYLSLVMEPRTTRGLLPWRERLFGPSSERLRPNAFYLNLLLLEAGKGVGRHIDATLSDPSGVRNAVPEHVSVLYLTVPSGVQGGSLHLLREDQLVGSVRPRPGLLVQFRGDLQHEVEPFTGGEAGAVRASLVCEQYAFGSEALARIPMFRIQSKAGFAAYLDAHRDREAATP encoded by the coding sequence GTGAGCGAGTACGTCACCCACCGCGACGCGCTGACAGGTCCCCGGCTGGAGGCCCTCCGGGAGGCCCTGCTCGCGTCACGCTTCGTAGCGCGCAGCCCGCTCATGGGGTCGTTCCAGGCCAGCAAGGGCTTCGCCTTCATCTTCACCGAGGCGGGCAAGGCCACGCTGCTGGAGCGCTTCCCCTTCCTCGCGGACTACCTCTCTCTGGTGATGGAGCCGAGGACGACACGGGGCCTGCTGCCCTGGCGCGAGCGCCTCTTCGGCCCGAGCTCAGAGCGGCTCCGCCCCAATGCCTTCTACTTGAACCTGCTGCTGCTCGAGGCTGGCAAGGGTGTGGGGCGGCACATCGACGCCACGCTGTCGGACCCCAGTGGCGTCCGGAACGCGGTCCCCGAGCATGTCAGCGTGCTCTACCTCACGGTGCCTTCGGGCGTTCAAGGTGGCTCGCTGCACCTGCTGCGTGAAGATCAGCTGGTGGGCAGTGTCCGTCCTCGGCCCGGGCTCCTCGTGCAGTTTCGTGGGGACCTTCAGCACGAGGTCGAGCCCTTCACGGGCGGCGAAGCGGGAGCGGTTCGCGCGAGCCTCGTCTGCGAACAGTACGCGTTCGGCTCGGAGGCGCTGGCGCGCATCCCCATGTTCCGGATCCAGTCCAAGGCGGGCTTCGCGGCCTACCTGGATGCGCACCGCGATCGCGAAGCGGCCACGCCCTGA